The Paenibacillus mucilaginosus 3016 genome includes the window GCCTTCCGCTGCGCGGATTGTACAGCGCGATGACAAAATCCGCAGCAGCAGCCGCCTCCACCCGGCGGATGATCAGCTCCCAGGGTGTCAGGTGATCGCTCAGCGAGATCGTACACGCATCGTGCATGACCGGCGCACCGAGCAGCGATGCGGTCGAGTTGATTGCCGAGATCCCGGGGATCACCTCGACCTCCACGCCGGTTTCTTTGCGCCAGCCGCGCTCCATCAGCACCTCGTAGACAAGACCGGCCATGCCGTACACCCCCGCGTCACCGCTCGAGATGACCGCCACCTTAAGGCCCGCTTCCGCCTGGCGCACCGCTTCCTGTGCCCGGGAGACCTCCTCCGTCATTCCTGTACGCACGACCTGCTGGTCGCTCAGCAGTCCCCGGATCAAATCCACGTACGTGTTGTATCCGATGACGACATCGCTTTCCTGAATCGCTTCCCGCGCCCGCTGCGTAATGTGCTCGAAGCTCCCCGGTCCGAAGCCGATAATCAATAATTTGCCTTTCATCCTGCTCCCCCTCTCCGCTCTCCCAAACCTTCACGCTTCCCTGCAAGCCCTGCGGATCTATCCGGAACATCAAAAAAAGCATCCTCCTTATGGAAGATGCTTGGACGATTGCGGTTCAAGGTCTTACGTACCCGGGTCCCGGCAGCGGACCGCTCAGCCTCATGGGCCCGATCGATCCTGCCGGCCAGCGGGGTACAGCCTGCTGCCGTTCTCGTTCACCTCCCTATCCGCGTAGGTCGCATGGTGAATGGATGCGGACCGCACCGCCGGGATCCCCCGGAGAATACAGCCGCAGCCGAACAGGCAGGTCTCCTGACTTGCGTCTCATCGCTTCACTCCGCTGCCTTCCCATCGAATGCTCAACAGTGGCTTGTCGTATCGGTGAAGCTCCTCGCTTACAGTGGCGGGACCGTGCCGGAATTTCACCGGCTTCCCTTTTCATCCGAATCCTCTGCCTGCCGGCAGGGATGTCGTCACCTGTTCGTTACCATATATGAAATTGTCGGGTTGGTCATCAGCTTGGTAAATCCTGCATTACTCTTCATGATAGCACGTCCGTTCCGAAACTGTCTACCGCGCAGCCCGGCCACACGGCTCACGCTAAACGCCTCCCGGCTGCCCACGCCCTTTTGCCTGCCGGCACCTCCTCGGTCCTTCCTCCCGAACAGCGGTCATACAGCAGGGGCAGCCTCGCCTCATCACCCTACTCCAGACCATTCCACGCTCCGGCCCCTTATCGTAATCCTGTTCAACAAGAGCCGTATGGGGTATGCTCAAGATGACCGTTCCGCAGTGTGGACCCACCGTTTTTTTCATCTGCCGAACCATTATATGAAAAGGAGACCGCCCTCATGAATCATGCTTATCTTATTGAGCAGGGATTGGCCAAGCCCGGCGTCACCCTCCGCTATCCGTTCGATCCGGCGATGCCGGTGCTCTTTGTCGGCTCCAAGATGTTTGCCCTCCTCAGCACCCACGGCGGCCGGCCCAGCGCCAACCTCAAAGGAGATCCCGAAACCAATTGGCTCCTGCGGGAGAGCCATCCGGACACCGTCCTCCCCGGCTACCACATGAACAAGCGGCACTGGAACACCGTCGTGCTCGACGGCAGCTTAAGCGAAGGCGAGATCCTGGACATGTTAGACGAATCCTACCGGCTCGTGTGCCGCAACCTGCCCAAAGCAGAGCGGCCGCCCATGCAGCAGGAAAGCCGCTGAAGAACCTTCACTCCCCTTCCGTACCGCATCTTTCGGCCTCAGCCGACATCATCCTTCCCGCGGCGACATAAATATGAAGGAAGACGTGTTTGTCTGCCCGAAAGGAGGAACGAATGATGCTGAACGCCGACACAGCCGCCTTCTGGACCCGGAACCTGCGGGACCACGCGCTGTTCGTATACGATACGCTTTCGTCCCAGGAAGAGGCCGAACGCCAGAGGGCGCTGTATTACCTGCGCTGGTTCGATACGCGGCTGAAGGAAGACCCCTCCGCCAATCCGCGGCGGCTGCTGCCCGGTGCGGAGTCCCTGCGGATTTTTCTGCTGCATCTGCTGAGAAGACAGCTCACCGAGGGGCTCGGCATCCCTGCTCACCCCGACTTACATCAGCCACACCGTGTCCGAGAACGAAGAAGCCCTGCGCGTGCTCGGCAGCTCTTCAGGCGCAAGCAGCACCGACCCGCAGCTTCGAAGCCATCTGCTCTGGCTGCCCGTTCTCGCCGGTGACGCCTTTGTCATCCAGGGAGCCCTCGACGAGGTGGAAAAAGAACTCGTCCGCTCCTACATCGGCCATACCCAGCGCTTCGAAGATGCGTACGCGTATGCCGTAGAGCTGGCCGGGTTCCTGCGGACCGGGCTCACCGACTTTCCCGCCATTACTCGCTTCCGCGAGATCGTCCGGCGGGAGACCGAGGCCTTCCTGGTATCGCTCCGCGAACTGGAGCGGCTCGAAGCCGGCAATCTCGTACTCGACAAGCTTCCGCTGGTCTTCGTCGAGCATATCCGGAGGGAAACCGAGTTTTACGTGGGGACGCTGGGGTAGCGTCCTTTTTGCTGTCCACAGGTTTAATGCTGGCGACAGCCGGCTCCTTCTGTAGCTTTATGTAACCTTTCGGCCTCTCTTCCAGTCTATATTTATTATAGAAGAAAACGGTAAAAAAGGAGGCCGCTCCATGTTATCCAGCCGGTTATCGAAGCACCGTTATCCGCCCCTCATGGGCTTAGCCCTGGGACTGATTCTTCTTCTGCTCTCCTCCTGCCAGGTTCCCGGCAGTCCCGCTCCGAACGTGAAGGACACTCCCCCGCCCGGCGTGTTCTCGATCGAGCCTTTCGATCTCTTTCAGGGGAACGACGCCAAATTCAAGGCCCTCGTCGACGGCTACGCCGCGGGGGTGCGCATCCGCAGCACCGCTTCCGGTAAGCTGCTTCTTGCTGAAGTGGAATTGTGGGAAGATGGGGAGAATAAAGGGGTGCAGTCCGTATTTAACTTTCAACTTAGCCCCCCGGACACGCCTCCAAAGACCGGCGAATTCCTCTATACGATCCAACAGCTCTCGTTGGAAAAGGAATCCGCCTGGAAAATAAAAGCCACTTATGCCGTTCCGAGCAGCAGCGGATCCTCTTCCAGCAGCACGACCTTGCCGCCCACTGCCGAAAGTACCATTCACATCTGGAGCCCCATTAATCAGCCGCTGACCGCTCGGGAATCCGAGGGAGCTTATATCTTCGCCTTGGTTGGCGACACAGACATCAGCTTCGACCCGCTCCAATCCGCCCAAAAGGCACCTTGGGCTTATCTCCTCAAGCTGAGCGTCGTTTCATCCGATGAGCTGCCCCACAGACGGCCGCAGCAGAAGAAGCCCTAAAAAGATCCCGACTGGGCTTCTTTCAGGGCTTCCATGATTCGTGCTGTTTACTTCTTCTCCTTCGTCGACTCGGCTGCGTCGGAGTCCTGGTTGTTGCCCGGCTGTCTGCCTTTGCCGTTGTTGTTCGTCGTGTTCCGCGACATCCTGTTTCCCTCCTTTCCTGGGTCTACCTGAATACGGTACCCAGAGGAGAGAAAGTTATGAAGGATCGCTTCAATAAAAAACACACCAACCCACGGACCTTTAGGCCCTCGGGTTGGTGTGCATTCTGACTTTGTTAAGCGGGTGATGGGAATCGAACCCACGCCACCAGCTTGGGAAGCTGGAGTTCTGCCATTGAACTACACCCGCATGCGGTGGATTTGCTTGTTTTTCATTCTATCCCTTGTCCCCCCTATTGTCCATAGTCCGATCGGCCTCCCTTGTTATGTATGAACAGCTCATCCTCTCCCCACCACGCACCACCGTACTATCCATGCCCAAGCTCCCCCGCCTCCCAATTGCATCCCTGCTCCCCCGGCCTGTACAATAAAAGACGAATACCTTCCATAAAAACTGGAAGAAGCGGCCCGCGGCCGGGCAAGCTATAGCGACAAGCTATCAGACGTACAGGTGTATGGCTTCCCGGCGCAGGGCAGGACCAGGCAGGAACCAACCCAACCATAACCCGCAGGAGGGGACGAATCATGAAATACCGCAAGCTGGGCTCGACGAATCTCAAAGTATCCGTTATTGGCGTGGGCACATGGCAGTTCGGAGGCGAGTGGGGCAAGCCGTTCTCCCAAGGGGAGGTGGACGCGATTCTGGACCAGGCGGCCGAATCGGGCATCAACCTGATCGATACCGCGGAATGCTACGGCGACCACACGTCGGAATCGCTCATCGGCGATTATGTGTCCCGCAGGCGCCGGGAGGATTGGGTGATCGCGACGAAGTTCGGGCATAAGTTCCACGCCCATCTGGACCGGAGCCAGCACTGGTCCCCGCAGGAAGTGCTCGATCAGCTGGATGCTTCCCTGAAAGCCCTGCGGACGGATTATATCGATCTCTACCAGTTCCACTCGGGCTCCGACGAAGCCTTCGACCAGGACGAGCTCTGGACCCTGCTCGACAAGCAGGTGAAGGCCGGCAAGATCCGCCATCTCGGCACCTCGATCGCCAGCAACGATAACCTGCATCAGACCGACTCCTCGGACAAAGTGGGTTCGCAGGTCATCCAGGTCGTCTACAACCGGCTGGACCGCAAACCGGAGGAGCGCGTCTTCCCTTCGTGCATCCGTCAGAACCTGGGCGTCCTGGCACGCGTACCGCTGGCCAGCGGCTATCTCAGCGGCAAGTACCTTCCCGGCGACACGTTCGCCGAGGATGACGTGCGCCGCCGCCATGACCCCGAGCAGACCCGTCTGAAGCTCGAGGAGGTTCGTCGCATCAAGGCCGAGGAGCTGCCGTCGGGCATGGAGATGCCGACCTGGGCGCTCGCGTGGTGCCTGAAGCACCCGGCCGTCACGGCCGTCATCCCGGGCTGCAAGAGCCCCGAGCAGGTCATCGCCAACGCCGCGGCAGCCGCCTACGTGGGCGAAGGCCATCCGCAGCACTGGAGCGGTGAGGATGAAGCCTAAGCATAGGGCGCGGGTGTCTTCGGTATTCCGTTCCCGCGATCATCGGGGAGCCCAGCTTCATAAGTCTCCCTTCAAGCCCCGGACTTCGTCTTCAATAGAGTGCCTGCGGACTATCGCATCACAATGAAGGGAGTGTCCCTGGGACTCTCCTGAATGAGGCCTCCACCCGTTGTAAAAAAGGGGGCCGCAGTGTAAACGAGGAAAGTCCCTTATCCAACAAACGGATAAGGGACTTTTCTTTTGGCGTTGAAGCCGAAACCATACGATTCTTCGTTAGAACGAACACCAGGCCGCCTGACTCCTGCCCATCCGCCCCGCAGCACCTATACGCCCGCCTGGCAGCCGGAGCCGGGTGTACATACAGCTCCTGTCTTCCCCACTGAATCCGTGATGCTCCGCCGCCCAAAGCGCTTAATCCTCGTTCTGCTTCAGCAGCGCCTCGAAGTCCGAAGGGGGCACCGGCCGGCTGAAGATGTAGCCCTGGATCTCACGGCACTTGATGTCGAGCAGGAACGAGAGCTGCGCATCGGTTTCCACGCCTTCGGCGATCACGTTGAGCTTCAGGCTGAGCGCCATCGCCATGATCGCCTGCACGATCGCCGCATCATCCGGATCCTCGGGGATATCCCGGACAAATTGCTGCGCGATCTTAAGCTTCGTGATCGGGAACTTTTTGAGATAGCTCAGCGAGGAGAAGCCCGTCCCGAAGTCGTCCATGGAGATATGCAGCCCGTGCGCTCTCAGGGTACGCAGCTTCTCGATCACCTGGTCGACGTGATACATCGCGATGCCTTCGGTGATCTCGAGCTCCAGGTACTGCGCATCGAGACCGCTCTCCTCCAGCGCGTTCAGTACGATCTGAACGAAGTTGTGCTGGTGGAACTGGATCGGCGAGATATTCACCGCCATCTTCAGCGGCGCATAGCCCGCTTCCTGCCAGGCCTTGTTCTGCCGGCACGCCTCACGCAGCACCCACTCCCCGATCGGAATAATCTGGCCCGTCTCCTCCGCCAGCGGAATGAATTCCCCCGGCGAGATGAACCCGAGACGCGGATGCTTCCAGCGGAGGAGCGCCTCCATGCCGTTCATTTTGCCCGTGAAGATATCGACCTGCGGCTGGTAGTAGAGAACGAACTCCTCGAGCTCGATCGCCTTGTTGAGCCATTCTTCCATGACCAGCTTCTGGATGACGGTATCGTTCATCTCGGCTCGGTAGAACTGGCAGCCGTTCTTCCCGTATTCCTTCGCCCGGTACATCGCCGTGTCCGCATTTTTCATCAGGGTGATGGAGTCCTCCCCGTCCTGCGGATACATCGCGATGCCGATGCTGCAGCCGACGCGCAGCTCATGGCCTTCGATCGTGAACGGCTGGCTGAGCAGCTGGAGGATCTGGTTCGCCACCTTCTCCGCGTCTTCCGGCTGCTCCGCGTCCTTGACCAGCACCGTGAACTCGTCCCCCCCCTGTCTCGACACGACGTCACTCGTCCCAAGTCCCGACTTCAGGCGGTCCGCCGCCTCTACCAGCAGCTGGTCGCCGAACGCATGTCCGAACGTATCGTTCACGTTCTTGAAGCGGTCGAGATCGATGAACATGACGGCCAGCTTCCGGCGGCTCTGGTTCGCCGAATGGATCGCCATCGTCAGCGACTGCTGGAACATCTGTCGGTTCGGCAGCCCTGTGAGAGGATCATAGTAGGCAAGATAGCTCAGCTGCCGCTCGGTGAATTCCCTCCGCCGGATATCCGACGCGATCCAGACCATGAGCGGTCCGACGAGAAGCAGGGTCAAGAGCAGATCCATGCCCGATTCGGCCCAGTAGATGTTCCCTCCGAGGCTCAGCCTCACGAGCATTTCGAGCATCTCGGCACCGAACAGGATACACAATACGGCCAAGCAGACGCTCCAGACCTTAACCTCGTACCACCGAATCGTAAAATAGAAGACCGGGGCGGTCAGCAGAATGACAATGACCGACTTGGTCACATCCAGCACATCGTTACTCTCTCCAAGCAGCTGCCCAAGAGCGAGAATAATCAGTTCGGCCCCGGACAGCGTAAACCATAATCGAATCAATGAAGCATGTTGAAATATCCAGTCCCGCCAGGCTTTCCTGGGCGGCCCTTCGCCGGTCAGGCTGTCCTTGTAGACCATGTCAATCCTCTGCTTCCTTCTTGAAAGGTGTACTTCCATTGTTATTTCGCTGTGGAGAAATGGACAATAGATTCTAGAATAGTTCACCTTATATTTCGACAGAACGCAGCGGATTTATTAGAGGCCTCCGCCCCGCCCCTCTTAGAAATTAATACACACGGATTTCGGAGTTATACACGGTCTCGGTGTCCTCGGAGTCCATGACGCGCACTTCCACTCTCCAGCGTCCCGCATACGGCAGGTAGGCCCCGCGGACCCGGTAGCTGTGGCGCTTCATATCGTAGGAATCCTCGAAGCTCGCATCGTCGAACGGCTCGACAGGCACGACGATCGGCGCGATCTCCGGCCCATCCAGAGAATGCAGTTTCAAGATGACATCCTTAGGTTTCCCCAGCTTCTCTGGAAGCCAAACCTTGACGGTAAAATCGTTGACCCCCGGCACCTTAGGCGAAATCTGCGCCGTCATGTGGATCTTCTCCCCCATCACGTGCCAGTGCAGCGGTTCATTGGCCGGCAGCGGGGTCAAATACGTGAACACCCCGACAACCCCGATCGTTGCGGTCATCAGGATGGCATCCAGCGCGAGCAGGCGGCCCGCCGTGCGGTCCCGCAGTCTGCGGTAGGAGAAGCGGATCAGCGCCCCGGTCACCATCACCGCGGCCACCAGAGCGCTTTTGACGAGCAGCAGCCGGCCCCAGGACGTCTCGAGAATATACCGGATATCCGGCAGAAAAATGAACGTGGTGAGCACGCCCGAAACCGTGAGCACCAGGAGGCTGAGCAGCGCCGCGGTCGAAAAGACCGGCAGCAGCCGCTTCGCCTGCTCCCGCTCCGTCTTCCATAGCAGGAGCAGCATGACCAGTCCGCCCGCCCAGACGGCGGCCGCCGCGAGATGCAGCCAGTCCAGCAGCAGCGTCTGCGTCTTCGGCTCGAAAGCGGCGGCGTGGCCGAGCATTCCCTTGGCCAGCCAGGCCAGAGCGGCCCAGACCAGATCGAGCGCGGTGCTGCGGTACAGCATCACGAAGCTCAGCAGCGCGAGCAGCAGACCGCCGATCCAGGCATAGCCCGCGGCCGTCTTCGTGAAGAGAGTCACCAGCCCCGCAGCCCCGCTGTCTCCGAGCAGGTCCGGCAGATGCGCCCACATGAACAGGATGTAGGCGATCAGATAGAGTTGCTGCCACTTCTCGGCCAGGCGGCGCAGCCGTGTGCGCGTCTCGTCCGGAGCCGTGCCCCCGAACCGGCGGTACCACAGCAGCCAGCCTGTGAAGACGAGCAGCGCGGCGTAATAGAGGATCCGCGAGGCGAACTGCAGCACATCCCCTGCCGAGGTGCCGCCGAAGGGCTCGTCCCCATGGCTGTGGTGCATGCCTGCGGGCATTTCCTGCGATCCGGCGTCCTCACTCAGGCTCTGACCGACCGCAAAGAGATAGGTTCCCTCCACCGGATGCCCGTCCGCCGAGATGACATGGTACGTCACGAGGTAGTTCCCCTGCCCGAGCGCAGGCAGCTCCAGGATGACGGCCGTTTGCGCCGGATTCATGACCGCCGCGGCATCCGTTACCTGCCTTTTGGCGCTGTCATAGACCCGCAGATAGAAGAGTCCGTTCTCCAGCCTTTCGTTGAAGGTGAGCGTAATGCGCTCCGGTGCGGCCCTCAGCTCGCTGCCTGCGGCAGGAACCGCCTCCACAAGCGAAGCGTGAGCCGCTGCTGGGGATGCGCCGGCGGTCACCGTCAGCAGCATGACCATCGTGAGCAGCAGAAGCGCTGCGAACCGCGACATTTTTGCGACTATATGATGAAGCCTCAATGAAGATTCCTCCCACAATTCCCAAATAGGTGGACGGACTTCTGCCGAGACCGGGAGCTCCCATACCGAAATAGAATATGAACCGGAGCCCGCCGGGCCTCATTCCGCCCGCATTCTACTGTAGCATACTCCTCCGCCGGCCACCAAGACCTGCCATGGAATCGTAACGTTTGGGGAGGCCGCCGCTGGAAAACCGTGTCGAAATAAGAGATTGACACAGCCGCCCCAGTAGGGTAAATTCATACTATTGTCTCTACGAAACAACTACATATGGTAGAATCAGGTGCTTCCTGCTACGAGATATGGTAGGAAGAGAATAGGGAA containing:
- a CDS encoding copper resistance CopC/CopD family protein, with amino-acid sequence MRLHHIVAKMSRFAALLLLTMVMLLTVTAGASPAAAHASLVEAVPAAGSELRAAPERITLTFNERLENGLFYLRVYDSAKRQVTDAAAVMNPAQTAVILELPALGQGNYLVTYHVISADGHPVEGTYLFAVGQSLSEDAGSQEMPAGMHHSHGDEPFGGTSAGDVLQFASRILYYAALLVFTGWLLWYRRFGGTAPDETRTRLRRLAEKWQQLYLIAYILFMWAHLPDLLGDSGAAGLVTLFTKTAAGYAWIGGLLLALLSFVMLYRSTALDLVWAALAWLAKGMLGHAAAFEPKTQTLLLDWLHLAAAAVWAGGLVMLLLLWKTEREQAKRLLPVFSTAALLSLLVLTVSGVLTTFIFLPDIRYILETSWGRLLLVKSALVAAVMVTGALIRFSYRRLRDRTAGRLLALDAILMTATIGVVGVFTYLTPLPANEPLHWHVMGEKIHMTAQISPKVPGVNDFTVKVWLPEKLGKPKDVILKLHSLDGPEIAPIVVPVEPFDDASFEDSYDMKRHSYRVRGAYLPYAGRWRVEVRVMDSEDTETVYNSEIRVY
- a CDS encoding MmcQ/YjbR family DNA-binding protein, with product MNHAYLIEQGLAKPGVTLRYPFDPAMPVLFVGSKMFALLSTHGGRPSANLKGDPETNWLLRESHPDTVLPGYHMNKRHWNTVVLDGSLSEGEILDMLDESYRLVCRNLPKAERPPMQQESR
- a CDS encoding putative bifunctional diguanylate cyclase/phosphodiesterase is translated as MVYKDSLTGEGPPRKAWRDWIFQHASLIRLWFTLSGAELIILALGQLLGESNDVLDVTKSVIVILLTAPVFYFTIRWYEVKVWSVCLAVLCILFGAEMLEMLVRLSLGGNIYWAESGMDLLLTLLLVGPLMVWIASDIRRREFTERQLSYLAYYDPLTGLPNRQMFQQSLTMAIHSANQSRRKLAVMFIDLDRFKNVNDTFGHAFGDQLLVEAADRLKSGLGTSDVVSRQGGDEFTVLVKDAEQPEDAEKVANQILQLLSQPFTIEGHELRVGCSIGIAMYPQDGEDSITLMKNADTAMYRAKEYGKNGCQFYRAEMNDTVIQKLVMEEWLNKAIELEEFVLYYQPQVDIFTGKMNGMEALLRWKHPRLGFISPGEFIPLAEETGQIIPIGEWVLREACRQNKAWQEAGYAPLKMAVNISPIQFHQHNFVQIVLNALEESGLDAQYLELEITEGIAMYHVDQVIEKLRTLRAHGLHISMDDFGTGFSSLSYLKKFPITKLKIAQQFVRDIPEDPDDAAIVQAIMAMALSLKLNVIAEGVETDAQLSFLLDIKCREIQGYIFSRPVPPSDFEALLKQNED
- a CDS encoding aldo/keto reductase, with the protein product MKYRKLGSTNLKVSVIGVGTWQFGGEWGKPFSQGEVDAILDQAAESGINLIDTAECYGDHTSESLIGDYVSRRRREDWVIATKFGHKFHAHLDRSQHWSPQEVLDQLDASLKALRTDYIDLYQFHSGSDEAFDQDELWTLLDKQVKAGKIRHLGTSIASNDNLHQTDSSDKVGSQVIQVVYNRLDRKPEERVFPSCIRQNLGVLARVPLASGYLSGKYLPGDTFAEDDVRRRHDPEQTRLKLEEVRRIKAEELPSGMEMPTWALAWCLKHPAVTAVIPGCKSPEQVIANAAAAAYVGEGHPQHWSGEDEA
- a CDS encoding DUF2935 domain-containing protein, yielding MSENEEALRVLGSSSGASSTDPQLRSHLLWLPVLAGDAFVIQGALDEVEKELVRSYIGHTQRFEDAYAYAVELAGFLRTGLTDFPAITRFREIVRRETEAFLVSLRELERLEAGNLVLDKLPLVFVEHIRRETEFYVGTLG